The uncultured Fusobacterium sp. genome has a window encoding:
- the moaC gene encoding cyclic pyranopterin monophosphate synthase MoaC, whose protein sequence is MDFTHFNENGMARMVDVSEKKETQRKAIARGYIQMSESTIQAIKDRKLKKGDVLSVAQVGGICGAKKTWDLIPMCHNILLTGADINFEVENDKIWIEATVKTTGKTGVEMEALTAISVAALTIYDMCKAIDKHMIIGDIKLISKTGGKSDFLLENK, encoded by the coding sequence ATGGATTTTACACATTTTAATGAAAATGGAATGGCTAGAATGGTAGATGTAAGTGAAAAAAAAGAGACTCAAAGAAAAGCTATAGCCAGAGGATATATTCAAATGTCAGAGAGTACAATTCAAGCTATAAAAGATAGAAAGTTAAAAAAAGGTGATGTACTTTCAGTTGCTCAAGTTGGAGGGATATGTGGAGCTAAAAAGACATGGGATCTAATTCCAATGTGTCATAACATTCTTTTAACAGGGGCAGATATAAATTTTGAAGTAGAAAATGATAAAATTTGGATAGAGGCAACAGTCAAAACAACTGGTAAAACTGGAGTTGAAATGGAAGCTCTAACAGCAATCAGTGTGGCAGCTCTAACAATATATGATATGTGTAAGGCTATAGATAAGCATATGATTATAGGAGATATAAAGCTTATAAGTAAGACTGGTGGGAAAAGTGATTTTTTATTAGAAAATAAGTGA
- a CDS encoding TrkH family potassium uptake protein has protein sequence MSLEYFNKLSPSRKLIIGFLLAIIIGTLLLMMPFSLNEGESLGFLESMFTIVSAICVTGLTVVDVSKVFNPVGDLIILFFIQLGGLGVMTFSSIIFMVMGKRMTFHERELLKEERNADSSGEISNFIRKLLLTVFVIESVGALILAWEFSKEMPFDKALFFGVFHSVSAFCNAGFALFSTNLEAYKANPVINLTIAYLITLGGIGFAVISSVIMVIRRGIDRFNLTSKVAIIISMILTFGGMIVFFVLEYSNPATLGDLNFFQKILASYFQSVTLRTAGFNTIPLQDLRAATIFICCILMFIGASPGSTGGGIKTTTFGIILFYVIGIVKKRESIEIFNRRLDWEVMNRALAILVLALTYVSVIITLLLIIEDFPVEEIIFEVISAFGTVGLTLGITPELSSISKLLIIVTMFVGRLGPLTFALAIGEDKKKALIKYPKENILVG, from the coding sequence ATGAGTTTAGAATATTTTAACAAACTATCTCCTTCAAGGAAATTGATAATAGGTTTTTTATTAGCTATTATAATTGGAACATTGTTGTTAATGATGCCTTTTTCTTTAAATGAAGGGGAGAGTTTAGGGTTTCTAGAATCTATGTTTACAATCGTTTCTGCAATTTGTGTTACAGGACTAACAGTAGTAGACGTAAGTAAAGTTTTTAATCCAGTAGGAGATTTAATAATACTATTTTTTATTCAGCTTGGTGGATTAGGAGTAATGACTTTTTCTTCAATTATCTTTATGGTGATGGGAAAAAGAATGACTTTTCATGAAAGAGAGTTGTTAAAAGAGGAGAGAAATGCGGATAGTAGTGGAGAGATATCTAATTTTATAAGAAAACTTCTTTTAACAGTTTTTGTAATTGAAAGTGTAGGAGCATTGATTTTAGCTTGGGAATTTTCTAAAGAGATGCCTTTTGATAAAGCATTGTTCTTTGGAGTATTTCATTCAGTTTCAGCTTTTTGTAATGCTGGATTTGCTCTTTTTTCAACAAACTTAGAGGCATACAAAGCTAATCCTGTTATAAACTTGACAATAGCTTATCTTATAACTCTTGGTGGAATAGGATTTGCAGTTATTAGTTCAGTAATAATGGTTATAAGAAGGGGAATTGATAGATTTAATCTTACTTCAAAAGTAGCAATTATAATCTCAATGATTCTTACTTTTGGTGGAATGATTGTATTTTTTGTTTTAGAGTATTCAAATCCAGCAACTTTAGGAGATTTAAATTTCTTTCAAAAGATTTTAGCTTCATATTTTCAAAGTGTAACTTTAAGAACAGCAGGATTTAATACAATTCCACTTCAAGATTTAAGAGCAGCAACTATTTTTATTTGTTGTATTCTTATGTTTATTGGAGCATCTCCAGGATCAACAGGGGGAGGAATAAAAACTACAACTTTCGGGATAATTCTGTTTTATGTAATAGGAATAGTTAAAAAGAGAGAGAGTATTGAGATTTTCAATAGAAGATTAGATTGGGAGGTTATGAATAGGGCTCTGGCAATCCTAGTTTTAGCATTGACTTATGTCAGTGTAATAATAACTTTATTATTAATAATTGAAGATTTTCCTGTTGAAGAGATTATTTTTGAAGTTATTTCAGCCTTTGGAACAGTAGGATTAACTTTAGGAATAACACCAGAGTTATCTTCTATATCTAAACTATTAATTATAGTAACAATGTTTGTAGGAAGATTAGGACCTTTAACATTTGCATTGGCTATAGGAGAAGATAAGAAAAAAGCACTGATAAAATATCCTAAAGAAAATATTTTAGTAGGATAA